In Arthrobacter sp. CJ23, the genomic window TACGCCAACCTGGTCCTTCCGGTGCGGATCCGCGAACACCGCCTGGACAAGCGCGACGCCGGCTTCGCCACCGAACTCAGCTACGGAGCCCTTCGTGGCCAGGGCACCTATGACGCCATCCTGTCCGCCTGCGTTGACCGCCCGTTGGACCAGCTTGACCCCGCCATCCTGGATGCGCTGCGGATCGGCGCCCACCAGCTGCTGGCCATGCGCGTCCCGGCCCACGCCGCGCTCGACCAGACCGTCGGCCTGGCCCGTGCGGTGATCGGCGCCGGCCCCTCCGCGCTCATCAACGCGGTGCTGCGCAAGGTGGCTGCCCGCACCCTGCCGGAGTGGCTGGACCTCCTCCTGGACGGGGAAGACGACGAAACCAGGATCGCCTCGCTGCGCCATGCCCACCCGGAGTGGATCGTGCGTGCCCTGCGGCAGTCACTTGTGAACCACGGCCGGCCCGCCTCGGACATCACCGATCTGCTCGAGGCGGACAACGCCGCTCCCGTGGTGAACCTCGTGGCCCTTCCGGGCCTGGGAAGCCTTGACGAAGCCTTCGAGAACGGCGCGGCCCGCGGCGAACTCGTCGAAGACTCGGCGCTCTCCGCCGGCGGCGACCTCGGCAGGCTGGAGTCGGTCCGCAACGGCACCACCCGCGTGCAGGACGTCGGCTCGCAGCTCGTGGCGCGCGCCGTCGCCGGCGTCGACCTCGGCCACGGTTCCGCCGCAGGCGAGAAGTGGCTGGACCTCTGCGCCGGACCCGGCGGCAAGGCGGCCCTCCTGGCCGCCCTGGCCAACGAAAGCGGCGCCACGTTGCTGGCCAACGAGCCTGCGCCCCACCGCGCCAAGCTGGTCCGCCAGGCACTCGGAGCCGTTCCTGAAAGCGCCTGGACCGTGCGGACCGGCGATGGCCGCGACGTCGGCAAGGAACAGCCCGAATCCTTCGACCGGGTCCTGGCCGACGTCCCGTGCAGCGGCCTCGGTGCCCTGCGCCGCCGGCCCGAGTCCCGCTGGCGCCGCTCGCCCAAGGACATCGGCGACCTCGGCCCGCTCCAGCGCGAGCTGCTCAACTCCGCCATCGACGCCGTCAAGCCCGGCGGCGTGGTGGCCTACGTGACCTGCTCGCCGCACCCGGCCGAGACCACCGCCGTCGTGGGCGATGCGATGCACAAGCGCGAGGACCTCGAACTTCTCGACGCCGGCCTGGCCATGGACGCCGTCAGCCTGGGCGGAAGCCTCGGCGCCGGACACGACAAGACGGCCCAGCTGTGGCCGCACGTGCACCAGACCGATGCCATGTTCATCGCGATCATCCGCAAGAAGCCGTAGCCACCGCTTCGGACGTTGCCGCGGCCGCACCACACAGCCCCGGCAACACCACCGCCACCTGACCGTCACCAACCTGAGGGGACTTCCTTGTCTCAGTGCTGTATCAACCCGAGCATCCTGTCCGCGGACTTCGTCAACCTTGAGGCGGAGCTTCAGCGGATCAGCAACGCCGATGCCGTGCACGTGGATGTCATGGACAACCACTTCGTGCCCAACCTCACGCTCGGGCTGCCGGTGGTCCAGCGCATCCAGGCCGTGAGCCCGGTGCCGCTTGACGCCCACCTCATGATCGCCGACGCCGACCGCTGGGCACCCGCCTACGCGGACGCGGGCGTCGCCTCCGTGACCTTCCATGCCGAGGCCGCCATGGCTCCCGTCAAGCTCGCCAGGGAACTGCGGGCGCGCGGCTCCAAGGCAGGCATGGCACTGCGCCCCGCCACGCCGGTGGAGCCCTACCTGGACATGCTCAGCGAACTCGACATGCTCCTGATCATGACCGTGGAACCGGGCTTCGGCGGCCAGTCCTTCCTTGACATCACGCTGCCCAAGATCCGCCGGGCCCGCGCCGCCATCGACGGATCCGGCATCGGCGTGGCCCTGCAGGTGGACGGCGGCATCACCGAGGAAACCATCCTGCGGGCCGCGGAAGCCGGGGCGAATGTGTTCGTGGCCGGCTCCGCCGTCTACGGCCATGAGGACCCTGCTGCGGCGATTGAGCGACTCCGGGCCGCCGGGTCCCTCTGAACATCGGGTCCCGCAGAAATATGACACCATCCATGAAATTCGTTACACATTGTTCCGGGAATAGCCTGGCGGTGTGGCGGGTTGTGTCAGAATAACAACACACATACGTGCTCCGGGGTCGGTGTAATTCCGAACCGGCGGTCATAGTCCGCGACCCGCGAGCCGTCCCGCTCCAAAGCAATTTGGAGTTCTGACGGCGAACGGTTGAACTGGTGGAATTCCAGTACCGACAGTTAAAGTCTGGATGGGAGAAGCACGTACAGTCATGCCTTGGGCGCCCTTTTGCGGCACCCGGTATTGCGCTGTCGTACACCCCCGGAGCCATCGCGGCATTCGAGGGAAGGAACGACATGGACTTTCTGCGATGGCTCTTCGAAGCACAGATACCGGTAGGCGGATCTGCGCTTGTTCTACGCGAAGTGCTAGGAAACATCTTCGGGCTCACCAGCGCCCTTGGCGGCATGCGCCGCAAAGTCTGGGCATGGCCGGTGGGCATCATAGGCAACGTCCTGCTGTTGACGGTCTTCCTCGGCAACGTCTTCGGAGCGGCCACACCGGCAACGCTCTGGGGCCAGGCCGGGCGCCAGGTCATGTTCATCGGCGTCGCCGTCTACGGCTGGTACCGCTGGCAGCAAGGCAGGCAGTCCGCCACTCAAGGCCGCGCCGTCGTGCCCGGCTGGGCCGGTGCCAGGACGCGCATTGCACTCGTCGCCGCCATGTTCGCCGGCACGGCAGCACTGACGCCGCTCTTCGATTCCCTGGGTTCGTACCCGCCCGTCTGGGCTGATGCCTGGACGTTCATGGGTTCCCTGCTCGCCACCTACGGCATGGCCCGGGGCTGGACCGAGTTCTGGCTCATCTGGGTGGCCGTGGACATTGTGGGGGTGCCGCTGCTCTTCAGCGCAGGCTACTTCGCGAGCGCCTTCATGTACCTCTTCTACGGCATCTTCACGCTCGCAGGCTTCTTCGTCTGGTGGCGCGCCAGCAAACGCGAAAAGCCGGCAATTGCCCCGGCGCCTGCCCCGGCAGGAGCGGCCTTGTGAGCACAGCAAACACCCACTCCACCCAGACCGGTGCCGTCAGCGAGGCGGAAGCCACTGCAATGGACGCCGCACTGCAGGCAGCCCTCGGCGGACCGCGCGGGGCCAACCCGCTGGTGGGCGCCGTCGTGCTGGGGCCCGACGGCCGGCAGTTGGTCTCCGGCTTCCACCGCGGAGCCGGCACACCCCACGCCGAGGCGGACGCCATCACACAGGCCCGCATCCAGGGGATCAACCTTGAGGGCACCACGATGGTGGTCACGCTCGAACCCTGCAACCACGCCGGGCGCACCGGCCCCTGCTCGCAGGCCATCATCGACGCCGGAATCGCCCGGGTGGTCTACGCCGTGGACGATCCCCACGACCCCGCCGCCGGCGGGGCCAGGACCCTCGCGGCCGCCGGCGTTGACGTGGCCTCGGGGCTCGCAGCCGCACAGGCTACGGAGCTGAACCGGGAATGGTTCGACGCCGTGGCCGCCAAGCGGCCGTTCGTGACCATGCACATCGCGCAGACGCTCGACAGCAGGATCGCGGCAGCGGACGGCACCAGCCAGTGGATCTCCAGCCCGGAGTCGCTGCGCGACAACCACGGGCTGCGCGGCCTCATCGACGCCATCCTTGTGGGCACGGAAACGGTCCTGGTGGACAACCCCCGGCTGACTGCCCGTGACCCGGACGGAGCGCCTGCAGCATCCCAGCCGCTGCGTGCCGTGATGGGCTTGCGCGAGGTCCCTGCCGGTGCCGCCGTGCGCGGCACGGACGGCAGGTTCATCCACCTGCCCACCAGGGACCCTGCCGAAGCACTCTCCCTGCTCTTCGCCGAAGGAGCCAGGCACGTCATGGTGGAGGGCGGCTCCCGCATACTGGGCGCCTTCCTGGGCGCAGGGCTGGTGGACGAGCTCATCGTCTACCTCGCCCCGACGCTGCTGGGATCCGGCACGCCTGCCCTGCGGGATCTGGGCATCACCACCCTGGCCAACGCCCAGCACTGGGACTGGGACGATGCCGCGGGCGGCGCCGTCCGCCCCCTGGGGCGCGACCTCAGGCTGCACCTGAGGCCGGGCCGGACCACTGAAGGCCACGAGAATCCAACCCCGGGCAAGGATGCCGCGGGAACTGTCACAGGAGGACACTGATGTTTACCGGAATCGTCGCCGAACAGGGCACCGTTCTGTCGATCAACCGCGACGGCGACGCGAGCGCGACCCTGCGTCTCAAGGCGCCCACCACCACCGAAGGCCTGGCCCTGGGCGGTTCCATCGCCGTCAACGGCGTCTGCCTGACGGCCACGGACATCGACGGCCAGGACTTCAGCGTCGACGTCATGGGGGAGACCCTGGTCCGCACCACCATCGGCGAACTCGCGGCAGGCGACTCGGTCAACCTTGAGCGTTGTGTCCCCGCCGGCGGACGCCTGGACGGCCACGTCGTCCAGGGACACGTCGACGGCGTCGGCGAGCTCGTGGAGCGCGAGGCCCTGGGCAACTGGGACCGCCTGCGGTTCGGCGTCCCGGCCCCGCTGGCACGGTACATCGCCGAGAAGGGGTCCATCGCCGTCGACGGCGTATCGCTCACCGTCACAGCGGTCAGCCCCGCGGCGGAGACCGCCCCGTGGTTCGAAGTGGGTCTCATCCCCACCACGCTGGAGGAAACCGGCCTGGGAGCCAAGCCCACCGGAGGCCGCGTCAACCTGGAAGTGGATGTCCTGGCCAAATACACCGAACGGCTGCTGTCCTTCACCACACGCTCCGCAGCCCCGGCCCACGTCGCCGAAGCGGCCCCCGCAGCAGCGCCTGAACAGGAGAACGCGCGATGAGCTCCCCACAGGCAAAGAGCACACTGAACGCCGGAGAGCGGCACGGCCTGGACCCGGTGGAGGCCGCGGTCGCGGCGATGGCTGCCGGCAAGGCCGTGATCGTGGTGGACAACGAAGACCGCGAGAACGAAGGCGACATCATTTTCGCCGCCGAGCACGCCACCCCGGCCCTCATGGGCTGGACCATCCGGTACAGCTCCGGCGTCATCTGTGTGCCGCTTGAGGGCGCGCGGGCCGACGCCCTCGCCCTGCCGCCGATGGTGCAGATCAACGAGGACGCCAAGGGCACGGCCTACACGGTGTCCTGCGACGCCGCCGTCGGAGTGAGCACGGGAATCTCGGCCACGGACAGGGCTTTGACCGCCCGGATCCTGGCCGATCCGGCCAGCACCCCCTCAGCAATTACGCGTCCCGGGCATATTTTCCCGCTGCGGGCCGTTAAGGGAGGAGTGCGTGAACGTCCGGGCCACACGGAAGCTGCCGTGGACCTGTGCCGTCTTGCCGGACTTGCTCCGGTGGGCGTGATCGCCGAGTTGGTACATGACAACGGTGAAATGATGCGCCTGGACAGCCTGCGCGACTTCGCCGCCGAACACGAATGCCCCCTCATCTCCATTGAGGACCTGGTGGCATACGTGGAAGCGTTGGAGAGCGACGGGGGAGCAGCCCAGTCCGCGGATGAGGAGAAGCAATGACCGCAGCGACAAACCGCGACGGCGGCAACGCCGCCCGCGCGCCGCATCCAGTGAGCGGCGGACCGATCGTCCAGCTGCCTACGGCGTTTGGTGACTTCGTGGCCCAGGCCTGGACCGACCACGTCACCGGCGTGGAACACCTCGCCGTCAGCTCTCCAAACCCTCCACGGAACGGCAAGGCCCCGCTGGTACGCCTGCATTCCGAATGCCTCACGGGAGACGTGTTCGGCTCCTACCGCTGCGACTGCGGCGAGCAGCTGGCCTACGCCCTGGAAATGATCCGCGAAGAAGGCGGCACCCTGCTGTACCTGCGCGGCCAGGAAGGCCGGGGCATTGGCCTGGCCAACAAGATCAAGGCCTATGCCCTGCAGGAAGCCGGCTTCGACACCGTGGAGGCCAACGAGCAGCTCGGACTGCCCGTCGATGCCCGCTGCTACAAGGCGGCAGCGCAGATCCTTGCCGAGATGGGCCTGCATGAGGTGCGGCTCCTCAGCAACAACCCGGACAAGCAGAACCGCCTGGCGCAGGCGGGTGTTGCAGTGGTCGAGATGGTCCCCACCGAGGTGCCGTCCCGCGAGCAGAACATCCGCTACCTGCAGACCAAGAAGGACCGCATGGACCACCTCCTGGCTCTCGACACCGAGACCGCCGGTTCCTCCAAGCACGCAGTAAACAGCACTTTCGACCTCAACCAAGACTGAACCTCCACCAAGACTGAACGGAAACACCACACCACATGAGCGGACACGGCGCCCCCACCATCGACCTCAGCACCCTCAACCCGGAGGCCAGTTCGCAGCTGAAGCTGGCCATCGTTGCCGCCAGCTGGCACACCCAGATCATGGACGGCCTGGTTGACGGCGCCCTGCGCGCGGCCAAGGAAGCCGGCATCGCCGAGCCCGTGCTGCTGCGCGTTCCGGGTTCCTTCGAGCTCCCCGTCGCCGCGGCGCGGCTGGCACCGCACTTTGACGCCGTCGTCGCACTCGGCGTCGTCATTCGCGGCGGCACGCCGCACTTCGACTACGTCTGCCAGGCCGCGACGTCGGGACTCACCGACGTCAGCGTCCGCACCGGCGTGCCGGTGGGCTTCGGCGTGCTCACCTGCGACACCGAGGAGCAGGGCCTGGACCGGGCCGGCCTGGCCGGTTCCTCCGAAGACAAGGGCCACGAGGCCGTCACCGCGGCGCTGGCCACGGCCTTGACCCTCAAGCAGTACGCATAGCTCGAAAGACAGCCGGTTCCAAAGACTGCCGGTCATGACCAGGGGGATGTGGGTGTGTTATCACTCACATCCCCTTCGTCATGCAAGGCCCCGACACGCGGTGCCGGCCCGCGAGCAAGTAGTCTGGAGTGCGTGAAGAATTTCGAGACGCTGTTCGCAGAACTGAGTGAGAAAGCAGCGACCCGCCCGGCAGGCTCCCGTACCGTCGCCGAACTGGACTCCGGAATCCACGGCATCGGCAAAAAGGTCGTGGAAGAGGCCGCCGAAGTGTGGATGGCCGCCGAGTACGAATCCGACGACGCCGCCGCCGAGGAAATCTCCCAGCTGCTCTACCACCTGCAGGTCCTCATGCTCGCCAAGGGCCTCACCCTGGAAGACGTTTACAAGCATCTCTAGCCACGCCACTCCGCAGTCCGGGGCACCGTCAATCAGACGGGCCGCCGGAGCCGGAGCCCATCGCGTGGCCCGTGTGCCTGAAAACCATCATTCCAAACCAGAAAGTTTCCCCATGCTGCGAGTAGCCGTCCCCAACAAGGGATCCCTGTCCGAAGCCGCCTCGGCCATGCTGTCTGAGGCGGGATACCGCCAGCGCCGCGACACCCGCGAACTGGTCATGGTCGATCCCGACAACGACATTGAGTTCTTCTTCCTCCGCCCGCGCGACATCGCCGTATACGTCGGCCAGGGAACCCTCGACGTCGGCATCACCGGCCGGGACCTGCTGCTGGACGCGCAGGTGGAGGCAGAAGAAATGCTTCCACTCGGCTTTGCCGCCTCGACGTTCCGTTTCGCCGGCCCCGTGGGCGATTTCTCCGGCGTCGAGCAGCTCGAAGGCAAGCGCCTGGCCACAAGCTACGACGGCCTCCTGCGCGACTACCTCGCCGAGCGCGGCGTGAACGCGAAGGTGGTCCGCCTGGACGGTGCCGTGGAATCCTCCGTGCGCTTGGGCGTCGCCGACGCGATCGCCGACGTCGTCGAGACCGGAAACACCCTCAAGGCAGCCGGCATGGAAATCTTCGGCGAGCCCATCCTCAAATCGGAAGCTGTGCTGATCCGCCGCACCGGTGAGCGCGGTGCCGCAAACGGCACGGCCAAGGAGATTGAGGTGCTCATCCGCCGCCTGCAGGGCGTCCTCGTGGCACGCCAGTACGTGCTGATGGACTACGACATCCGCAAAGAGCTCGTCGAAGAGGCTGCCGCACTGACCCCCGGCCTGGAATCGCCCACGGTTTCGCCGCTGCGCGACTCCGACTGGGTTGCCGTCCGCTCCATGGTTCCCAAGAAGGAAACCAACCGGATCATGGACGAGCTCTACGATCTCGGTGCCCGGGCCATCCTGGTCAGCAGCATCCACGCCTGCCGCATCTGATTTCCAGGAGAACACCATGGCTGTAGCTGTACGAGTCATCCCGTGCCTCGATGTCGACGCCGGCCGCGTCGTCAAGGGCGTCAACTTCGAGGGCCTTCGCGATGCCGGGGACCCGGTGGAGCTGGCACACCGCTATGACAACGCCGGCGCCGACGAACTGACGTTCCTCGACGTCACGGCATCCTCGGGCAACCGCGAAACCACCTTCGACGTGGTTCGCCGCACCGCCGAGGAAGTTTTCATTCCCCTGACCGTGGGCGGCGGCGTCCGCGGCGTGGCCGAGGTGGACAAGCTCCTGCGCTTCGGTGCCGACAAGGCGTCGATCAACACCGCAGCCGTGGCCCGCCCGGACGTCATCGACGAAATCACCCGGCACTTCGGCTCGCAGGTCCTGGTGCTCTCCGTGGATGCACGCCGCACCCGGCCCGGCTCCGAGCCCACGGCCTCCGGCTTCGAGGTGACCACCCACGGCGGCCGCCAAGGGACCGGCATCGACGCAATCGCCTGGGCCAAGGAAGCCGCGGACCGTGGCGTGGGCGAGATCCTGCTCAACTCCATTGACGCCGACGGCACCAAGGACGGTTTCGACCTCGAACTGATCCGCCTGGTCCGTGCGGCCGTCAATATCCCCATCATCGCCTCGGGCGGCGCCGGCGAGCCGGCGCACTTCCCGCCCGCCGTCGAAGCAGGGGCAGACGCCGTCCTGGCCGCCTCCGTGTTCCACTTCGGCCCGGACGATATGATCTCCCAGGTCAAGACCGCCATCCGCGAAGCAGGCTTCGAG contains:
- the ribA gene encoding GTP cyclohydrolase II; protein product: MTAATNRDGGNAARAPHPVSGGPIVQLPTAFGDFVAQAWTDHVTGVEHLAVSSPNPPRNGKAPLVRLHSECLTGDVFGSYRCDCGEQLAYALEMIREEGGTLLYLRGQEGRGIGLANKIKAYALQEAGFDTVEANEQLGLPVDARCYKAAAQILAEMGLHEVRLLSNNPDKQNRLAQAGVAVVEMVPTEVPSREQNIRYLQTKKDRMDHLLALDTETAGSSKHAVNSTFDLNQD
- the hisG gene encoding ATP phosphoribosyltransferase yields the protein MLRVAVPNKGSLSEAASAMLSEAGYRQRRDTRELVMVDPDNDIEFFFLRPRDIAVYVGQGTLDVGITGRDLLLDAQVEAEEMLPLGFAASTFRFAGPVGDFSGVEQLEGKRLATSYDGLLRDYLAERGVNAKVVRLDGAVESSVRLGVADAIADVVETGNTLKAAGMEIFGEPILKSEAVLIRRTGERGAANGTAKEIEVLIRRLQGVLVARQYVLMDYDIRKELVEEAAALTPGLESPTVSPLRDSDWVAVRSMVPKKETNRIMDELYDLGARAILVSSIHACRI
- a CDS encoding RsmB/NOP family class I SAM-dependent RNA methyltransferase: MSESGRRGPNNNGSRDSGGQRHRSSGGASKRDAQGRERNRGPQRGFSTNAPSQRSRRADPARLVAFEVLRAVASEDAYANLVLPVRIREHRLDKRDAGFATELSYGALRGQGTYDAILSACVDRPLDQLDPAILDALRIGAHQLLAMRVPAHAALDQTVGLARAVIGAGPSALINAVLRKVAARTLPEWLDLLLDGEDDETRIASLRHAHPEWIVRALRQSLVNHGRPASDITDLLEADNAAPVVNLVALPGLGSLDEAFENGAARGELVEDSALSAGGDLGRLESVRNGTTRVQDVGSQLVARAVAGVDLGHGSAAGEKWLDLCAGPGGKAALLAALANESGATLLANEPAPHRAKLVRQALGAVPESAWTVRTGDGRDVGKEQPESFDRVLADVPCSGLGALRRRPESRWRRSPKDIGDLGPLQRELLNSAIDAVKPGGVVAYVTCSPHPAETTAVVGDAMHKREDLELLDAGLAMDAVSLGGSLGAGHDKTAQLWPHVHQTDAMFIAIIRKKP
- the rpe gene encoding ribulose-phosphate 3-epimerase, which gives rise to MSQCCINPSILSADFVNLEAELQRISNADAVHVDVMDNHFVPNLTLGLPVVQRIQAVSPVPLDAHLMIADADRWAPAYADAGVASVTFHAEAAMAPVKLARELRARGSKAGMALRPATPVEPYLDMLSELDMLLIMTVEPGFGGQSFLDITLPKIRRARAAIDGSGIGVALQVDGGITEETILRAAEAGANVFVAGSAVYGHEDPAAAIERLRAAGSL
- the hisF gene encoding imidazole glycerol phosphate synthase subunit HisF, with product MAVAVRVIPCLDVDAGRVVKGVNFEGLRDAGDPVELAHRYDNAGADELTFLDVTASSGNRETTFDVVRRTAEEVFIPLTVGGGVRGVAEVDKLLRFGADKASINTAAVARPDVIDEITRHFGSQVLVLSVDARRTRPGSEPTASGFEVTTHGGRQGTGIDAIAWAKEAADRGVGEILLNSIDADGTKDGFDLELIRLVRAAVNIPIIASGGAGEPAHFPPAVEAGADAVLAASVFHFGPDDMISQVKTAIREAGFEVR
- the ribB gene encoding 3,4-dihydroxy-2-butanone-4-phosphate synthase gives rise to the protein MSSPQAKSTLNAGERHGLDPVEAAVAAMAAGKAVIVVDNEDRENEGDIIFAAEHATPALMGWTIRYSSGVICVPLEGARADALALPPMVQINEDAKGTAYTVSCDAAVGVSTGISATDRALTARILADPASTPSAITRPGHIFPLRAVKGGVRERPGHTEAAVDLCRLAGLAPVGVIAELVHDNGEMMRLDSLRDFAAEHECPLISIEDLVAYVEALESDGGAAQSADEEKQ
- the pnuC gene encoding nicotinamide riboside transporter PnuC, whose protein sequence is MDFLRWLFEAQIPVGGSALVLREVLGNIFGLTSALGGMRRKVWAWPVGIIGNVLLLTVFLGNVFGAATPATLWGQAGRQVMFIGVAVYGWYRWQQGRQSATQGRAVVPGWAGARTRIALVAAMFAGTAALTPLFDSLGSYPPVWADAWTFMGSLLATYGMARGWTEFWLIWVAVDIVGVPLLFSAGYFASAFMYLFYGIFTLAGFFVWWRASKREKPAIAPAPAPAGAAL
- a CDS encoding riboflavin synthase, coding for MFTGIVAEQGTVLSINRDGDASATLRLKAPTTTEGLALGGSIAVNGVCLTATDIDGQDFSVDVMGETLVRTTIGELAAGDSVNLERCVPAGGRLDGHVVQGHVDGVGELVEREALGNWDRLRFGVPAPLARYIAEKGSIAVDGVSLTVTAVSPAAETAPWFEVGLIPTTLEETGLGAKPTGGRVNLEVDVLAKYTERLLSFTTRSAAPAHVAEAAPAAAPEQENAR
- a CDS encoding phosphoribosyl-ATP diphosphatase produces the protein MKNFETLFAELSEKAATRPAGSRTVAELDSGIHGIGKKVVEEAAEVWMAAEYESDDAAAEEISQLLYHLQVLMLAKGLTLEDVYKHL
- the ribH gene encoding 6,7-dimethyl-8-ribityllumazine synthase, coding for MSGHGAPTIDLSTLNPEASSQLKLAIVAASWHTQIMDGLVDGALRAAKEAGIAEPVLLRVPGSFELPVAAARLAPHFDAVVALGVVIRGGTPHFDYVCQAATSGLTDVSVRTGVPVGFGVLTCDTEEQGLDRAGLAGSSEDKGHEAVTAALATALTLKQYA
- the ribD gene encoding bifunctional diaminohydroxyphosphoribosylaminopyrimidine deaminase/5-amino-6-(5-phosphoribosylamino)uracil reductase RibD, coding for MDAALQAALGGPRGANPLVGAVVLGPDGRQLVSGFHRGAGTPHAEADAITQARIQGINLEGTTMVVTLEPCNHAGRTGPCSQAIIDAGIARVVYAVDDPHDPAAGGARTLAAAGVDVASGLAAAQATELNREWFDAVAAKRPFVTMHIAQTLDSRIAAADGTSQWISSPESLRDNHGLRGLIDAILVGTETVLVDNPRLTARDPDGAPAASQPLRAVMGLREVPAGAAVRGTDGRFIHLPTRDPAEALSLLFAEGARHVMVEGGSRILGAFLGAGLVDELIVYLAPTLLGSGTPALRDLGITTLANAQHWDWDDAAGGAVRPLGRDLRLHLRPGRTTEGHENPTPGKDAAGTVTGGH